From a region of the Cyprinus carpio isolate SPL01 chromosome B21, ASM1834038v1, whole genome shotgun sequence genome:
- the LOC109086721 gene encoding claudin-14-like — protein MAIAALELMGFFCGLFGMLGTFVATLLPYWEMSAHVGSNIVTAVESMKGLWIECVYQSTGAFQCETYNTLLGLATDLQAARAMMVISSIFSVMACAVSTVGMQCTVCMDGSSVKSKVAGVGGSLFLLAGLLSLIPVSWKTHEVVQTFYMQNMPASLKFEIGDCLYVGLASSLLSMLGGGLLSASCFDDSDGSRGTRCHYPYPDRTGHRGPSHLMPYHPATLHSTTNPNLANKNQTLNSHTSTNTHSTMPAQDSRKSARQNTAAGYDVTGYV, from the coding sequence ATGGCGATAGCAGCGCTGGAGTTGATGGGTTTCTTTTGTGGCCTCTTTGGTATGCTTGGGACCTTTGTAGCCACTCTTCTGCCATATTGGGAAATGTCCGCACACGTTGGTTCAAACATCGTGACGGCGGTAGAAAGCATGAAAGGTCTATGGATTGAGTGTGTCTACCAGAGCACCGGAGCCTTCCAGTGTGAGACCTACAACACGCTTCTGGGGCTCGCCACTGATCTACAAGCAGCCAGAGCCATGATGGTCATCTCCTCCATCTTTTCCGTCATGGCCTGCGCGGTATCCACTGTCGGCATGCAGTGCACCGTCTGCATGGATGGCTCTTCAGTCAAAAGCAAGGTGGCTGGGGTAGGTGGTTCCCTTTTCCTCCTGGCAGGACTCTTGTCGTTAATCCCTGTGTCTTGGAAGACCCATGAGGTGGTGCAGACCTTCTACATGCAGAACATGCCAGCCAGTCTGAAGTTTGAGATAGGTGACTGCCTATATGTGGGCTTGGCTTCTTCGCTCTTGTCCATGTTAGGTGGAGGGCTCTTGAGTGCATCCTGTTTTGATGATTCGGATGGTAGCAGGGGAACCAGATGCCATTACCCCTACCCTGACCGCACTGGACACCGTGGACCATCCCATTTGATGCCCTACCATCCGGCCACACTACATTCAACCACAAACCCCAACCTTGCCAACAAGAACCAGACCCTTAACAGCCATACAAGCACTAATACCCACTCCACTATGCCAGCTCAGGATTCCAGGAAATCAGCTCGGCAGAACACAGCAGCCGGGTATGACGTCACAGGCTACGTTTGA